GCTCTTCGGGTTGTGACTGATGCCTTCGTTGAGGTAGGCGACGGCCTTGGCTACCCCCATAGGATCCTTGTCCCAGCAGAGTATGTTCGCTCCGACGGTCCATGCAGGGATGAACTGAGGATCGACCCAGGTCATGAGTCTGAATAGCGGGAGGGACTCGCGCGGCGAGTTGTGATCGTGCCCGCGCATGTCCTTGTAAGTCTTGGTTTCCCGTTCGATGTCCCCAAAGATGCCGCGGAAATCGTGTTCGGCGGAAGGGATCACGGTTGTGATCTTGCTGTCGTCGTGGAGTTCGTTCTCGTGGTTATCGCTTGATCCGACGCCGCGCTTGCCCGCAGACACCTCTTGTTCGGTGAGCGGTCGCATTTCGACGCCGTTGTGCAGGTACAGATCGGCGCGTAGCCAAAGCCAAGCCGATAAGTTCGTGCGAAACTGCCCGAGCAAGGACGCCGACGCGTGGGTCTCGTGTGCGTTCAGACCCGCGTTTTGGTGCGGGGCTTCAAGTTCGGGCTGCACGCGCTGCGCACCGAGGCTCGCCAGTACTGCGATGCTCAGAGCACCTAGGCCGATCCACTTGGATGAGTTCATACTGCCTGCTTCCTGAACTTCACCCAGCCCAGCGTGACCATCGCAGCGGAGTAGACCAAGGCGTAAGCGAATAGAGTCCCTACAACCCAAAGCGGTACTGGCCCCCAGTGGGCGTTTGCGGCGCGTGAGCCGAGGTCGAAGAGTCCGTATTGCGGTAGCGCGGCATTCATGACCTTGAAGAGCCCCTGCATCGCAGGCGGGCTGAAATCGTACGCCATCGTGAATGCCCGGGTAAGCATGCTCGAACCAAACGCGAGGATAAAGCTCATGGTCGCCGCGGCAGCCGGGGTCATGAACAAACTCAGGCTCAAGCTCACGGCGCATACAATGCTCAAACCGAGCACCTTGCACAGGACGAATTGGGCCATGACCGGCTCGAAATGTACGTGGAACATCGCAAGCGAAATCGCGGTGAGTCCCGCCAAGATCAGGAAGCTGATCCAGGTGACGCAGATGGCCCCCACGAGCTTGCCGATGAGCAGGTCTAGCCTTGAAATCGGGCGGGCAATGAGCGGGTACAGCGTTCGATTCTTGATCTCTTCCGGCATGAGGCGGCTCGCAGTCAAGATGCCGATGATCGTGCTGAAGAGGCCGAGCACGGTAGCAGCAAGGTCCTTGGCGAATGCTTCGAGCCCGTTGAGTCCGAAGAACCCAAGCGCGCCTGCGCTGAGCATGATGAGGAACCCGAGGATCGCGACAACCCAGAGGTCTTTGCGACGGATCGATTCGAGAATCACGGCGCGTGCGAGCGCCCACCAAACTTGAAACTTCATGCAGCCCTCCCAACGGTGGAGACAAAGTACTCCTCAAGCGAACCATCAGCCGCGATGAGGTTGAGGATCACCCCTCGATTGCGGACGATTAGATCGATCGCCCGGAGCAAATCTTCCTTGTTGCTGAACGTTGCCCGCCAGCGGTGCCGACCGAGCGATTCGAGCGTTTTCGGGAGGACGTCCAAATCGATATCGCCAGAAAACTCGACTTCGAATCCGCGGAGGGAGTCCTTGAGCGCGGTCATCTCGCGCTCTTCGATCAAACGGCCTTGGTCTATAAGGATGATGCGGTCGCAGAGCATCTCGACCTCGGCCAACTCGTGGCTGGAGAAGAGGAGCGTTGCGCCTTGTCGTTGGCGATCGAGCAACAAGTTGCGAAGCTCGCGACGACCGACGGGGTCGAGGCCGCTGGTGACTTCATCAAGCACCAACAGCTCAGGGCTGCCAAGCAGCGACTGGGCGATCCCCACGCGCTGAAGCATTCCCTTGCTCATGGTTCGGTTGAGCCGGTTCATGGCATCATCGAGGCCGACCAGATCCAACAGCTCTTGCGATTCTCGCTTGAGCGATGCACCCCGCAGACCCTGGAGTTCGCCGTAGAGACGCAGGGTCTCTAGCGGTGTGAGGTACGGGTAGTACACGGCGACCTCGGGCAGGTATCCGATTTTCTTTCGGGCCTGCTCCGTCCCAGCGTCGAGCCCGAAGACCTTGGCAGAGCCAGATTTCGGTTGCACGAAGCCCATGAGGACTTTCAAGGTCGAGGATTTGCCTGCACCGTTGGGCCCAAGGAATCCGATGATCTCGCCGGTCTTCACCTGGAACGAGAGGTCGGTGACTGCCTGAATCGGTGTCTTGCCCTTGCGGGAGTACTGAATCCCCAACTGATCTACTTCAATGGCGTAATCGCACATAGTTAAAGTAGATTATCGGAGGTTAGGGTCGAAACCCTAAGACTTGAGGCTTCAAATGCTTCGCTAAGCGGAGCGGGTGCGAGTTACCGTGACACGCTCACCATCTTGCAACAGCACTTGCCAGCGCGCCCAAGTGAGGCGATCCATCTTCTCCAGGCTCACGCCGATGCGAAAAGAACCTTCGGAACTCGATGGTCCGGAGTAGGTCACGTGCCCCGCCGCAGCGAGGGGTCCATCCTCGGTTTCGAGCGAAAACTCCAGTCGAGTGCCGGTTGGCAGCGGCTGGAAGGTCTCTAGCCCGATGCCGCCTTCGCTGATATCGCAAAGTTCACCCATGACTGCTTCGCCATCGATTTGGATCGGAAGTTCCATTCGCTTGCGGCGACGGGCAGTCTGTTTGGAATCGACGAGGGTGATGCGGCTGTCAATGGAGCATCGAAGGGTCTGTCCGTCGCGCTCAGTGACCCGGACAAGGAACTGGAAGGTACCCGTGGGAATGGTGATCGAAAACGCCAGGCGGTCGCCCTTGGCTGCTTCGGTCTGGCCGAGCAGATCAAGCTGCAAATCATTCACCTCGGTCTCGGCGACCCATCCCCAGAACGATTCCGAGGTGCGCAAAGACTTCGCGAAGAAGCGATATCCGCGGTAGATTTTCAGATCCATAGTCCGTCCTAGCTTAAAGTCGGCTCACAACGCTCAAATACTCACCGAAATTGTTACCGAGTTGTCAATCATCAGATGGCTGGTACCCTTGAATAAACATGAGTCACGCGCAGCACTTGGACATCCGAATCGGCACGCTCGTCTCGATGGACCGTGCAGAGTCGGTCATCCCTCAAATCATCGGCCATGGGTTCGAGAGTTTTCAGCTCACTTGCTGGCAAAAG
The sequence above is drawn from the Chthonomonas sp. genome and encodes:
- a CDS encoding ABC transporter permease subunit, which translates into the protein MKFQVWWALARAVILESIRRKDLWVVAILGFLIMLSAGALGFFGLNGLEAFAKDLAATVLGLFSTIIGILTASRLMPEEIKNRTLYPLIARPISRLDLLIGKLVGAICVTWISFLILAGLTAISLAMFHVHFEPVMAQFVLCKVLGLSIVCAVSLSLSLFMTPAAAATMSFILAFGSSMLTRAFTMAYDFSPPAMQGLFKVMNAALPQYGLFDLGSRAANAHWGPVPLWVVGTLFAYALVYSAAMVTLGWVKFRKQAV
- a CDS encoding ABC transporter ATP-binding protein is translated as MCDYAIEVDQLGIQYSRKGKTPIQAVTDLSFQVKTGEIIGFLGPNGAGKSSTLKVLMGFVQPKSGSAKVFGLDAGTEQARKKIGYLPEVAVYYPYLTPLETLRLYGELQGLRGASLKRESQELLDLVGLDDAMNRLNRTMSKGMLQRVGIAQSLLGSPELLVLDEVTSGLDPVGRRELRNLLLDRQRQGATLLFSSHELAEVEMLCDRIILIDQGRLIEEREMTALKDSLRGFEVEFSGDIDLDVLPKTLESLGRHRWRATFSNKEDLLRAIDLIVRNRGVILNLIAADGSLEEYFVSTVGRAA
- a CDS encoding PilZ domain-containing protein; amino-acid sequence: MDLKIYRGYRFFAKSLRTSESFWGWVAETEVNDLQLDLLGQTEAAKGDRLAFSITIPTGTFQFLVRVTERDGQTLRCSIDSRITLVDSKQTARRRKRMELPIQIDGEAVMGELCDISEGGIGLETFQPLPTGTRLEFSLETEDGPLAAAGHVTYSGPSSSEGSFRIGVSLEKMDRLTWARWQVLLQDGERVTVTRTRSA